In Candidatus Methylacidithermus pantelleriae, a single genomic region encodes these proteins:
- a CDS encoding VWA domain-containing protein, whose translation MLSDVLGILLSFVAGLGATWVAVRHERKGESAQKSYLGTAIPPLRRPWWEALLAGLIVGFMCWTGWQLQGGSLQTRVLWPTVELWVLWDVSLSMHAVDSYVGQTKVSRLQWTQDFLSKVPEEVPGAHWALVPFAGESALAIEPTEDAEEWRYYLEQPTGLAPEPGSDLEAPLVLVKNAWKKHPPSRDHPVILFLSDGGKEPGIEPSETRLQASVRDLMALKPKMSLISLALGASTPVPIPREGQDPRRGWETNPMTGQPLYTALWLPPLRALAEVSQGKLVVVGSESPSQVWQSVHQALDQAGIPRKVQWVWSKGQEGDPRILLWAVLATMILAILWV comes from the coding sequence ATGCTATCGGACGTGCTTGGGATTTTGCTTTCGTTTGTCGCGGGGCTGGGAGCAACCTGGGTAGCGGTTCGTCACGAGCGCAAAGGAGAGAGTGCCCAAAAAAGCTATTTAGGGACAGCCATTCCTCCTCTGCGACGGCCCTGGTGGGAAGCGCTTCTAGCGGGTTTGATCGTCGGGTTTATGTGCTGGACCGGCTGGCAATTGCAGGGGGGTAGTCTCCAAACCCGAGTACTATGGCCGACGGTTGAACTGTGGGTGCTATGGGACGTCTCCCTTTCAATGCATGCCGTCGACAGTTATGTTGGGCAAACCAAAGTCTCTCGCCTTCAATGGACACAAGATTTTCTAAGCAAGGTTCCGGAAGAAGTACCCGGTGCCCACTGGGCGCTGGTTCCTTTTGCAGGGGAAAGTGCCTTGGCCATCGAACCCACGGAAGACGCAGAAGAATGGCGATACTACCTGGAACAGCCCACGGGATTGGCGCCAGAACCCGGATCGGATTTGGAGGCTCCGCTCGTTCTTGTAAAAAATGCTTGGAAAAAGCACCCACCCTCGCGCGATCACCCGGTAATTCTCTTTCTCTCCGATGGAGGCAAGGAACCTGGGATAGAACCCTCGGAAACTCGCCTCCAAGCTTCCGTGCGCGATTTAATGGCTCTCAAGCCTAAAATGTCATTGATTTCTCTAGCTTTAGGAGCGAGCACCCCTGTTCCCATTCCACGGGAAGGGCAAGACCCTCGAAGAGGATGGGAAACCAATCCTATGACCGGCCAGCCTCTCTATACAGCTCTTTGGCTACCGCCATTACGAGCCTTGGCAGAAGTGTCTCAGGGAAAGCTTGTCGTTGTGGGATCCGAGTCTCCGTCGCAAGTCTGGCAGTCGGTGCATCAGGCCCTGGATCAAGCGGGAATCCCTCGAAAGGTTCAATGGGTCTGGAGCAAAGGACAGGAAGGCGATCCTCGGATTCTCTTGTGGGCCGTTCTGGCAACAATGATCCTGGCGATTCTTTGGGTGTAG
- a CDS encoding L,D-transpeptidase family protein, which translates to MPKKALLFLFFASVACLGDSLRSQPSPAPPSPTSSPSPLRQLVLVLAPSWDSSSAVAQRFEQDTRSREWKAVGEPFPVLLGKHGLAWGIGLHPPQPGLQKTEKDKRAPAGRFRIGILLSEDPSPPPGCRWPYYHQVTARDAWIDDPKLPFYNHLYTLPPGTKPPPWFRKERMKLHDPAYHWLLLIEHNYPNSIPGKGSAIFFHIRRGPHRPTSGCTTMAKERLNELLLWLDPAASPELVQLPSEEYLRLWQAWDLPPPSLVLPALAQIVRAPSKKESGSSTTSAWPP; encoded by the coding sequence ATGCCGAAGAAAGCTCTCCTTTTTCTTTTTTTTGCTAGCGTTGCTTGCTTGGGCGACTCCTTACGTTCGCAACCTTCTCCTGCTCCTCCTTCGCCGACATCGTCGCCTTCTCCTTTACGCCAACTTGTCCTCGTTCTTGCTCCTTCCTGGGATAGTTCGTCGGCCGTTGCGCAACGATTCGAACAAGACACTCGCTCCAGGGAATGGAAAGCCGTCGGTGAACCTTTTCCAGTGCTTTTGGGAAAACATGGACTAGCCTGGGGAATAGGCCTCCATCCCCCGCAGCCAGGGCTCCAAAAAACGGAAAAAGACAAACGAGCTCCCGCAGGACGCTTTCGGATTGGGATCCTTTTAAGCGAGGATCCTTCTCCACCCCCAGGTTGCCGGTGGCCGTATTATCACCAGGTCACAGCCAGGGACGCCTGGATCGATGACCCTAAGCTCCCTTTCTACAATCACCTTTACACATTGCCCCCAGGTACAAAACCTCCGCCATGGTTTCGGAAAGAGAGAATGAAACTTCACGACCCTGCCTATCATTGGCTTCTTTTGATCGAGCACAACTACCCTAATTCCATTCCAGGAAAGGGAAGCGCCATTTTCTTTCACATCCGTCGCGGGCCACACCGGCCTACCAGCGGTTGCACGACCATGGCCAAAGAGCGCCTCAACGAGCTTCTTCTTTGGCTTGATCCTGCAGCCAGTCCCGAACTCGTTCAACTGCCTAGCGAGGAGTATCTTCGCCTCTGGCAAGCCTGGGATTTGCCTCCTCCTTCTCTGGTGCTTCCGGCCCTAGCACAGATTGTAAGGGCGCCTTCTAAAAAAGAGTCCGGTTCAAGCACGACATCCGCATGGCCGCCTTAG